Below is a genomic region from Deltaproteobacteria bacterium PRO3.
AGGAGGAAACCGGCCGCGATGCCCGGCAAGGTGATCGCGTCGGGCAAGAGCAGGTGGCGGAAGTCGATGACGATCAACAGCAAGACCGGCGCGATAAAGAGGATGAGATAAAGCAAGAACCTTGGCCAAGGCTGGATCTGATGAAATGCGTAGACCGTCAGGGCGGCGGTGGCGGCCTCGAGCAGCAGGTGGTGCGGCGGGATCCTCGCCCCGCAGGACCGGCAGCGCCCGCGCAGGAAGAGATGGCTGAAGACCGGGACGTTTTCGTACCAGGCGAGCTGCCGGTCGCATGCGCGGCAGCGCGAGCGGGGCCGCACCACCGATTCGCCCGCCGGCAGGCGCTCGGCCGCCAGGCCCAAAAAGGAGCCCAGGGCGAGGCCGAAGAGGCCGACGTAGATCGAAAGCAGGATTTCCACCCTCGCCATCCTAGGGAAGGCTCATGATTTCTCCAAGGAAAATTGGCATTTCTTGCTTGAAGCGGCGATAAAACTTACAGTAGGAGTGACACACAGAAGGAGTTCACCGATGTCCTCGACCGTCAAACCCTCCCACGAAGAAGAAGAGTACTTCGCGCGCCAAGAGATCGAAAAGCGCAAGGAATTGGCCGAAAAGCTCAAGGCCCAAATGCAGGCCGCCGAGCTCGAAAACCTCAAAAAACTGCATTACAACCACTGCGCCCGCTGCGGCTTCGAGATGCACCCCGTCGTCTTCAAGGGCGTCACCATCGAAAAGTGCCCCAACTGCGGCGGCATCTTTCTGGACGCGGGCGAGATCGAGCAGATCGTCGGCAAAGAGAGCGGCTTCATCGGCAGCGTCCTGGGCCTCTTCAAGTTTTAAGGAAATCATGATCACCCGCGAAACGGTCGAAAAAATCGCCAAGCTCGCCCGGCTTCAGCTCTCCGAGAGCGACCTCGAAAAATACACCGGCCAGCTCAACAACATCCTGGGCCACATCGAGAAGCTCAACGAACTCGACACTCGGGACATCGAGGCCACCACCCATGCGGTCGAGGTGCCCAATCCCCTGCGCGACGACGCGGTGAAGGTCAGCACGGTGATCGAGCAAGTCCTCGAGATCTCGCCCGACCACGAAGAGCACTTCTTCCGCGTCCCGAAGGTAATCTAATGGAACTCCACCACCTCACGCTGGCCGAGGCGGCCGAAAAGCTGCGCAAGAAGGAGGTCTCCTCCCTCGAGCTGACCCAGGCCACCTTAAAGCGCATCGAGGCCGTCGATCCCAAGGTCGAGTCCTATTTGACCGTCACCCCCGAGACCGCCCTCGCCCAGGCCAAGGCGACCGACCAAAAACTGAGCCAAGGCGAAACCCTGGCGCCGCTCGCGGGGATTCCCTTCGCCTTGAAGGACATCTTCCTCACACGGGGCATCAAGACCACCTGCGCCTCGAAGATCCTGCATAATTTCATCCCGCCCTACACCGCGACCTCGGCGCAGAGGCTGCTCGACCAGGGCATCGCCTTGACCGGCAAGCTCAACATGGACGAGTTCGCGATGGGCTCCTCGACCGAGACCTCGGCCTTCAAGAAGACCAAAAATCCCTGGGACCTGACCCGCACGCCGGGCGGCAGCAGCGGCGGCTCGGCGGCCGCGGTGGCCGCGGGCCTTTGCTACGGCACCCTGGGCACCGACACCGGCGGTTCGATCCGCCAGCCCGCCGCCCTGACCGGCATCGTGGGGCTCAAGCCCACCTACGGGCGCGTCAGCCGCTTCGGCGTCATCGCCTTCGCCTCTTCCCTCGACCAAGTCGGACCCATGACGAAGGACGTCCGCGACTGCGCGATCGTCCTCAACGCGATCGCCGGCCACGACCCGCGCGACTCGACCTCCTTCGACGCGCCGGTGCCCGACTACACACAGTCCCTGAAGAAGGATTGCAAGGGGCTCAAGATCGGCGTCCCCAAAGAATACTTCATCGCCGGCACCGACCCCGAGATCGACGCCGCGCTGAAGCAGGCCCTCCAGACCTACCGCGAGCTGGGCGCCGAGATCCACGAGGTCTCGCTGCCGCACACCGAGTATGCGGTGCCGACCTATTATATTCTGGCCCCCGCCGAGGCCAGCAGCAACCTGGCCCGCTTTGACGGCATTCGCTACGGTCACCGTGCCAAGGAGGCACAAGGTGTGGAGGATACCTACCGCCGGAGCCGCTCGGAAGGTTTCGGCCCGGAGGTGCAACGGCGCATCCTGCTGGGCACCTTCGTGCTCAGTGCCGGTTACTACGATGCCTACTATGGCCAAGGGATGAAGGTGCGGCGCATCATCCGGGACAACACCTTGGAAACCTTGGCCGGGCTGGACCTGCTGCTTACCCCCACCTGTCCGTCCACCGCCTTCCTCAAGGGGCAGATCAGCGACCCGGTGACCATGTACCTCCAGGACATTTTCACCGTGCAGGCCAACCTGGCCGGAATCCCGGCCCTTTCCATCCCGGCTGGCCAGCACTCCAATGGCATGCCGTTCGGTATCCAGTTGATGGCCAAGCCGTTTGAGGATGAACGCTTGCTGGCTGCCGCCCGCAGGCTTTTTCCGTGCTGATCCCCCCGGCGGATCCAGGACCCGATCGTCCGTGTGTCAACGATCGATCGTTGGCCCCCGCGGGCAACATTCGGGAAGAATGCGCGTAAAAGACGAGATATTCGCCGTTGGGCGATAATGTAAAAATGCGCCCGTCAAGGTCGCCCGTGCTGACGATCGCGCGGCGGTTGGCTGTCGAGCCTTCCATGATCCACGCGTTGCCGCCGGCAAGATAGGCGAGTGTGCCGGGAATGTTCAACGGCACAAAGGATGCCTGGGAGCCGACCATCACGATCTCGGGCAAAGCCTCTGCCACGAGAACGGACTTGACGATTGTCCTGCTGACCTCGACCTTGTCTTCGAGGATCGTTCGGTACGTGACTTCTTCCAGACCATTTTCGCCTGCCTGAACCAGGCGCGTTTCGCCTTCGGGCAGGGTTTCATTGCGGACGATCTGCCGCTCGAATGGAATGACCACTTCCTCGGTCTCGAAAATTTCCTCCACCCGGATCAATTTGACAATATCGCCGTCGTTGAGGACGGTATAAAGGGGGGGGTCGGTTTTATCGAGCGCGCCAACCGGGACGCCGGCTTCCTCCAGCGCAAGTGATACTGTCAAACCGGAGGGAACCGTTGCCTCTTTTTCCTGTCCATCCGCGATGATGCGTATGGTGATGTCGCTGTTCAATTGCGGGGAGCGGCAGGAAGCGATCAGCGAAGCGGCAATAAAAATAAGCAGACTCAAGCCGAATGGAGTCTTGAGCCGAAGCGAAAGGGGTGGGCGGGGCATGTCGGGTATAATCCAGCCGCTATTTGATTCTTCCCGTGACTGTCATGAAACCGTCTGCAATCGTGATGGCCTCCAACCGAAAACCGCTTGCAACGGGACCGAACGAACCGGTAAAAGTTTCGCCGATGACCGCGCTGATCGCAGACTTGAGTCCTTCCGGCGCGGGAAAGGGACCAAAATCAGCGGATGCGATCTCGATCGTTGGCTGCCCGGTGACCGGGTCGATCGCCACGTTCATGACGATCAGCATATTGGCGCTGAACCAACCCTGTGTGATTTTGCCGTACATCTGCATCTGACCGTTGCGCAGGTAGATTTGCGGATCGGTGAAGGGCGGGTCGGTCTGTTGGGAAAGCTTTTGCGCGATGAATCCCGTGAGCTGGCTTTCGGAAATTTGCAGGGTGATAACGCCCGTTTCAGCGCCTGTGAGCATCGCCTGCTGGATCATATCCTGCAGGGCTTGGGCGTCAGTGGGCGACGATGGCACTGTTTGAGCGGGATATTCGGGCCCGCCGACGAAAATGGAACAGGACAGCGACATCGCGGCAAGTAAAAAAATAAAAAGATGGAAATGGTTTTTTGTTTTCATGATCATCATTACGGTCAATTTTACAGCGGAGCAATTATAGCATGGGCGAATCGCAATCAATCTCCAACGAAGAGATGAGTCTGGCGGCAAAGATCGAGGCGATGTTGTTCGTCTCCGCCGAGCCTGTGCCGGTTCAGCAGTTATCGCAGGCGCTCGATGTCGCTGCGTCGGTGGTGGAACGCGGGTTGAAGGAACTGGAAGATTCGCTTCACTCGCGCGGATTGCGGCTTCAGCGGCATGCCGGGCGCGTGCAATTGACCACCGCTCCCCAATTGGCGGGGCTGGTGGAAATATTTTTGGGCCTCGAAGCGATCACTCACCTCAGCCGGGCGGCGTTGGAAACGCTCGCCATCATCGCCTACCAACAGCCGGTGACTCGCCCGCAGGTGGATTCGATTCGCGGCGTGAACAGCGATGCGATGCTCAAAAGTCTATTGAGCAAGG
It encodes:
- a CDS encoding prepilin peptidase; amino-acid sequence: MARVEILLSIYVGLFGLALGSFLGLAAERLPAGESVVRPRSRCRACDRQLAWYENVPVFSHLFLRGRCRSCGARIPPHHLLLEAATAALTVYAFHQIQPWPRFLLYLILFIAPVLLLIVIDFRHLLLPDAITLPGIAAGFLLHWLDGRYFSPVPLASHWILLWESLLGALAGALTLLLLALAYQRLRKREGLGGGDVKFAAMLGALFGWQAIFFIFLLASVLGIVFGVLLMLFRGQSKEAPLPFGSALGLVSLLFLFHGERLIRGYLQFMRYLV
- the gatC gene encoding Asp-tRNA(Asn)/Glu-tRNA(Gln) amidotransferase subunit GatC; amino-acid sequence: MMITRETVEKIAKLARLQLSESDLEKYTGQLNNILGHIEKLNELDTRDIEATTHAVEVPNPLRDDAVKVSTVIEQVLEISPDHEEHFFRVPKVI
- the gatA gene encoding Asp-tRNA(Asn)/Glu-tRNA(Gln) amidotransferase subunit GatA; this translates as MELHHLTLAEAAEKLRKKEVSSLELTQATLKRIEAVDPKVESYLTVTPETALAQAKATDQKLSQGETLAPLAGIPFALKDIFLTRGIKTTCASKILHNFIPPYTATSAQRLLDQGIALTGKLNMDEFAMGSSTETSAFKKTKNPWDLTRTPGGSSGGSAAAVAAGLCYGTLGTDTGGSIRQPAALTGIVGLKPTYGRVSRFGVIAFASSLDQVGPMTKDVRDCAIVLNAIAGHDPRDSTSFDAPVPDYTQSLKKDCKGLKIGVPKEYFIAGTDPEIDAALKQALQTYRELGAEIHEVSLPHTEYAVPTYYILAPAEASSNLARFDGIRYGHRAKEAQGVEDTYRRSRSEGFGPEVQRRILLGTFVLSAGYYDAYYGQGMKVRRIIRDNTLETLAGLDLLLTPTCPSTAFLKGQISDPVTMYLQDIFTVQANLAGIPALSIPAGQHSNGMPFGIQLMAKPFEDERLLAAARRLFPC
- a CDS encoding DUF348 domain-containing protein — encoded protein: MPRPPLSLRLKTPFGLSLLIFIAASLIASCRSPQLNSDITIRIIADGQEKEATVPSGLTVSLALEEAGVPVGALDKTDPPLYTVLNDGDIVKLIRVEEIFETEEVVIPFERQIVRNETLPEGETRLVQAGENGLEEVTYRTILEDKVEVSRTIVKSVLVAEALPEIVMVGSQASFVPLNIPGTLAYLAGGNAWIMEGSTANRRAIVSTGDLDGRIFTLSPNGEYLVFYAHSSRMLPAGANDRSLTHGRSGPGSAGGISTEKACGRQPASVHPQTAWPSTGYRTACHWSAGQPGWKGPGFRPGWPAR
- the scpB gene encoding SMC-Scp complex subunit ScpB gives rise to the protein MGESQSISNEEMSLAAKIEAMLFVSAEPVPVQQLSQALDVAASVVERGLKELEDSLHSRGLRLQRHAGRVQLTTAPQLAGLVEIFLGLEAITHLSRAALETLAIIAYQQPVTRPQVDSIRGVNSDAMLKSLLSKGLILESGRTDGPGRPILYSTTPEFLQHFGLNSLTELPPLAAPAEPETEDTELLKG